A region from the Streptomyces lydicus genome encodes:
- the qcrB gene encoding cytochrome bc1 complex cytochrome b subunit yields the protein MSNETTATSTRRGPAPRGERIADWADGRLGIYSLAKSNMRKIFPDHWSFMLGEVALYSFIIIILTGVYLTLFFHPSMAEVTYHGSYVPMQGIRMTQAFESTLDISFDVRGGLLIRQIHHWAALVFLAAMMVHMMRVFFTGAFRKPREINWLFGFLLFVLGMFTGFTGYSLPDDLLSGTGVRFIEGVILAMPLVGSYLQFFIFGGEFPGHDIIPRFFTVHVLLLPGIMLGLLVAHLILVFYHKHTQFPGAGKTNNNVVGMPLLPVYMAKAGGFFFLVFGVIAAIAAIASINPVWAIGPYRPDQVSTGAQPDWYMGFAEGLVRVMPGWEWNFWGHTLNLGVLIPILVFPLVLVAIAVYPFVESWVRGDKREHHILDRPRNVPTRTGFGVAWLVAYFVMLIGGGNDLWATHFHLSINSITWFVRIGFFVLPVLAFIATKRICLGLQRRDKDKVLHGRESGIIKRLPHGEFIEVHEPLDQEQLHVLTQHEQPAPLELGPEVDENGVARKVSRSQKLRAKLSKTYYGEDNVIAKPTVEEYKEITSGHGHH from the coding sequence ATGAGTAACGAGACAACCGCGACCAGCACACGCCGTGGCCCGGCGCCACGGGGCGAGCGGATCGCGGACTGGGCGGACGGACGGCTGGGCATCTACAGCCTCGCCAAGTCCAACATGCGCAAGATCTTCCCGGACCACTGGTCCTTCATGCTGGGTGAGGTCGCGCTCTACAGCTTCATCATCATCATCCTGACCGGTGTCTACCTGACGCTGTTCTTCCACCCCAGCATGGCCGAGGTGACCTATCACGGTTCCTATGTGCCCATGCAGGGAATCCGGATGACCCAGGCCTTCGAGTCGACGCTGGACATCAGCTTCGACGTCCGCGGCGGCCTGCTCATCCGCCAGATCCACCACTGGGCCGCGCTGGTCTTCCTGGCCGCGATGATGGTCCACATGATGCGGGTGTTCTTCACCGGCGCCTTCCGCAAGCCGCGTGAGATCAACTGGCTGTTCGGCTTCCTGCTGTTCGTGCTGGGCATGTTCACCGGCTTCACCGGTTACTCGCTCCCCGACGACCTGCTCTCCGGCACCGGTGTGCGGTTCATCGAGGGCGTCATCCTGGCGATGCCGCTGGTCGGTTCGTACCTGCAGTTCTTCATCTTCGGCGGGGAGTTCCCGGGGCACGACATCATCCCGCGGTTCTTCACGGTGCACGTCCTGCTGCTGCCGGGCATCATGCTCGGCCTGCTGGTGGCGCACCTGATCCTGGTCTTCTACCACAAGCACACCCAGTTCCCGGGTGCCGGCAAGACCAACAACAACGTCGTGGGCATGCCGCTGCTGCCGGTCTACATGGCCAAGGCCGGAGGCTTCTTCTTCCTGGTCTTCGGTGTGATCGCCGCCATCGCCGCGATCGCCAGCATCAACCCGGTGTGGGCCATCGGCCCGTACCGCCCCGACCAGGTGTCCACCGGCGCCCAGCCCGACTGGTACATGGGCTTCGCCGAGGGTCTGGTGCGTGTCATGCCGGGCTGGGAGTGGAACTTCTGGGGCCACACCCTCAACCTCGGCGTGCTGATCCCGATCCTGGTCTTCCCGCTGGTCCTGGTCGCGATCGCGGTCTACCCGTTCGTCGAGTCCTGGGTCCGCGGCGACAAGCGCGAGCACCACATCCTGGACCGCCCGCGCAACGTCCCGACCCGTACCGGCTTCGGTGTCGCCTGGCTGGTTGCGTACTTCGTGATGCTGATCGGTGGCGGCAACGATCTGTGGGCCACCCACTTCCACCTGTCGATCAACTCGATCACCTGGTTCGTCCGGATCGGCTTCTTCGTCCTTCCGGTGCTGGCCTTCATCGCCACCAAGCGGATCTGCCTGGGTCTGCAGCGCCGCGACAAGGACAAGGTGCTGCACGGACGCGAGTCCGGCATCATCAAGCGCCTGCCGCACGGTGAGTTCATCGAGGTCCACGAGCCGCTCGACCAGGAGCAGCTGCACGTGCTCACCCAGCACGAGCAGCCCGCGCCGCTCGAGCTCGGCCCCGAGGTCGACGAGAATGGTGTGGCGCGCAAGGTGTCGCGCTCGCAGAAGCTGCGGGCCAAGCTCTCCAAGACCTACTACGGCGAGGACAACGTCATCGCCAAGCCCACGGTCGAGGAGTACAAGGAGATCACCAGCGGCCACGGCCACCACTGA
- the trpD gene encoding anthranilate phosphoribosyltransferase, with protein MNVATPLGGDSVAAHTWPGILNALLDGRDLAADDTAWAMDRIMRGEASDAQIAGFAVALRAKGETVAEISGLVRAMYEHARLIEVPGPSVDIVGTGGDGAKTVNISTMSSIVVAGTGAKVVKHGNRAASSASGASDVLEKLGVNLDLTPRRVTEVAREAGITFCFAVKFHPSLRHVANARGQLGIRTTFNVLGPLTNPAKVRAQATGVADARMAPILAGVLAERGSSALVFRGDDGLDELTTTATSRVWIVRDGTVREEAFDPRDVGIDLVPVEALRGADASYNAEVARRLLDGETGPVRDAVLLNSAAALVALEPSDAPLDRQIRAGIDKAAAAIDSGAARQALERWVTASNT; from the coding sequence ATGAACGTTGCGACCCCCCTCGGCGGCGACAGCGTGGCGGCCCACACCTGGCCGGGCATCCTCAACGCCCTCCTCGACGGCCGGGACCTCGCCGCGGACGACACCGCGTGGGCGATGGACCGGATCATGCGGGGCGAGGCCAGCGACGCCCAGATCGCCGGCTTCGCGGTGGCGCTGCGGGCCAAGGGCGAGACCGTCGCGGAGATCTCCGGGCTCGTCCGGGCCATGTACGAGCACGCCCGGCTGATCGAGGTGCCGGGACCGAGCGTGGACATCGTCGGCACCGGCGGCGACGGCGCCAAGACGGTCAACATCTCCACGATGTCCTCGATCGTGGTCGCCGGCACCGGCGCCAAGGTCGTCAAGCACGGCAACCGTGCGGCCTCCTCGGCCAGCGGCGCCTCCGACGTGCTGGAAAAGCTCGGCGTCAACCTCGACCTCACCCCGCGGCGGGTCACCGAGGTCGCCCGGGAAGCGGGCATCACCTTCTGCTTCGCGGTGAAGTTCCACCCCTCGCTGCGGCACGTCGCCAACGCCCGGGGCCAGCTCGGCATCCGCACCACGTTCAATGTGCTGGGCCCGCTGACCAACCCCGCCAAGGTCCGCGCCCAGGCGACCGGCGTCGCGGACGCCCGGATGGCGCCGATCCTCGCCGGGGTGCTCGCCGAGCGCGGCTCGTCGGCACTGGTCTTCCGCGGCGACGACGGCCTGGACGAGCTGACCACCACCGCGACCTCCCGGGTCTGGATCGTCCGGGACGGCACGGTGCGCGAGGAGGCCTTCGACCCGCGTGACGTGGGCATCGACCTGGTGCCGGTGGAGGCGCTGCGCGGCGCCGACGCGTCGTACAACGCGGAGGTGGCCCGCCGGCTGCTGGACGGGGAGACCGGCCCGGTGCGCGATGCGGTGCTGCTGAACTCCGCGGCGGCGCTGGTCGCGCTGGAGCCCTCCGACGCCCCGCTGGACCGGCAGATCCGGGCCGGTATCGACAAGGCCGCCGCCGCGATCGACTCCGGGGCGGCCCGGCAGGCCCTGGAGCGCTGGGTGACCGCCAGCAACACCTGA